The following proteins are co-located in the Synechococcus sp. PROS-U-1 genome:
- a CDS encoding putative quinol monooxygenase, which produces MSPAISSSSHDVEVPIHVIGQIRLEIPDDHYEEYKQITTTLFAETEEQERPSLYTCNRDINDPSLFVWNEQWESYDAFQKHLNTAHFKHWYSYVKKYQVGDLNVIYAPVSAFKKV; this is translated from the coding sequence TTGTCTCCTGCTATCTCGTCGTCATCTCATGATGTTGAGGTTCCAATTCATGTCATTGGACAAATTCGTTTAGAGATTCCGGATGATCATTATGAAGAGTACAAGCAAATAACTACAACACTCTTCGCTGAAACGGAAGAGCAAGAGCGTCCAAGCCTTTATACCTGCAATCGGGACATCAATGACCCCAGTCTATTCGTTTGGAATGAGCAGTGGGAGAGTTACGATGCCTTTCAAAAGCATCTTAATACGGCTCATTTTAAGCACTGGTATTCTTACGTTAAAAAATACCAAGTTGGAGATCTGAATGTCATTTATGCTCCTGTTTCGGCCTTTAAAAAGGTTTGA
- a CDS encoding ATP-binding cassette domain-containing protein, whose translation MICVDGLSKTYRVAEKQPGFAGTLRHFIRRRARDVTAVQDVSFAIEPGEMVGFLGANGAGKTTTLKMLCGLIHPSAGDVQVAGYRPQRRQAEFLRRITLVMGQKQQLLWDLPPMDSLRVNAAVYGIPDGVARRRVNELADLLELGEELTRPVRKLSLGQRMKAELLAALLHEPEVLFLDEPTLGLDVNAQARVRQFLSDYNRRTGATVLLTSHYMADITALCPRVLLIHQGRLFHDGPLEALADQLAPEREVRLKLESPVEPQDLVGLGRLEQLEGCDVRLLVPRDQLTGVVAQLLDRFPVRDLDVTDPPIEELIGGLFRQGRV comes from the coding sequence CTGATCTGTGTTGATGGCCTGAGCAAGACCTATCGGGTTGCCGAGAAGCAGCCCGGTTTTGCTGGCACCCTGCGCCATTTCATCCGCCGCCGCGCACGGGATGTGACGGCGGTGCAGGACGTTTCCTTCGCGATCGAGCCCGGTGAGATGGTGGGCTTTCTTGGTGCCAATGGCGCTGGAAAAACAACCACTTTGAAAATGCTCTGCGGGTTGATCCACCCCAGCGCTGGAGATGTGCAGGTGGCGGGGTACCGGCCGCAGCGTCGCCAGGCGGAGTTTCTGCGCCGGATCACCCTGGTGATGGGGCAGAAGCAGCAACTGCTCTGGGATCTGCCGCCAATGGATTCCCTGCGGGTGAATGCGGCGGTGTATGGCATCCCCGATGGCGTCGCCCGGAGGCGGGTCAACGAGCTGGCCGATCTCCTGGAGCTGGGGGAGGAGCTCACTCGGCCGGTGCGCAAGCTCTCCCTTGGCCAGCGGATGAAGGCTGAATTGCTGGCGGCCTTGCTGCACGAGCCGGAAGTGCTGTTCCTCGATGAGCCCACGCTGGGGCTGGATGTGAATGCCCAGGCCCGGGTGCGGCAGTTCCTGTCGGACTACAACCGCCGCACGGGGGCGACGGTGTTGCTCACCAGCCACTACATGGCTGACATCACGGCGCTGTGTCCCCGGGTGCTGCTGATTCACCAGGGGCGGTTGTTTCATGACGGCCCCCTCGAGGCGCTTGCTGATCAGCTGGCGCCGGAGCGGGAGGTGCGGCTCAAATTGGAGTCGCCGGTTGAGCCTCAGGATCTCGTAGGGCTGGGGCGTCTTGAGCAGCTGGAGGGCTGTGACGTGCGGCTGTTGGTGCCCCGGGATCAGCTCACCGGGGTGGTGGCGCAGTTGTTGGATCGCTTCCCCGTGCGTGATCTGGATGTGACCGATCCGCCCATCGAGGAATTGATCGGTGGGCTGTTCCGTCAGGGGCGCGTCTGA
- a CDS encoding ABC transporter permease, whose protein sequence is MGRYWRTLRRFWSTAVAVQLEYQANVLIELLAVAMSLSGSLFLLSLFYGPDQTLGGWSWAQALMVQGLYTVFDGMATTWLRPNLGAIVTHVREGTLDFVLLKPIDSQFWLSLRTLSPAGLPEIGLGLGLLAWGSHQAGVVLSLFSFFTVLVMLLAGGLILYSLWFLIAATSIWFVKTWNATEVLRALLASGRYPLNAYPPALRLLFTLVLPVAFLTTVPAQVLLGKAAAPMLLAGLALAVLFFAAARAFWLFALRFYTSASS, encoded by the coding sequence ATGGGGCGGTACTGGCGGACGTTGCGTCGCTTCTGGAGCACCGCCGTAGCGGTGCAGTTGGAGTACCAGGCCAACGTGTTGATCGAGCTGCTGGCGGTGGCCATGAGCCTCAGCGGCAGCCTGTTTCTGCTCTCGCTGTTTTATGGCCCCGATCAGACGTTGGGGGGCTGGAGCTGGGCCCAGGCCTTGATGGTGCAAGGGCTTTACACCGTGTTCGATGGCATGGCCACCACCTGGTTGCGCCCGAATCTCGGGGCGATCGTCACCCATGTGCGCGAAGGCACCCTGGATTTCGTGCTGCTCAAGCCGATTGACAGTCAGTTCTGGTTGTCGCTGCGAACGCTCTCGCCGGCCGGACTGCCGGAAATCGGCCTGGGGCTGGGGCTCCTGGCCTGGGGAAGCCATCAGGCCGGTGTGGTGCTCAGCCTGTTCTCCTTCTTCACCGTGCTGGTGATGCTGCTGGCCGGTGGCTTGATCCTCTATTCGCTCTGGTTCCTGATCGCTGCCACCAGCATCTGGTTCGTCAAAACCTGGAATGCCACGGAGGTGTTGCGGGCTTTGCTGGCCTCCGGCCGCTATCCCCTCAACGCCTACCCGCCGGCTTTGCGCCTTTTGTTCACCCTGGTGCTGCCGGTGGCCTTCCTCACCACGGTTCCCGCACAGGTGTTGCTCGGGAAAGCCGCGGCACCAATGCTGCTGGCGGGCTTGGCTCTGGCGGTGCTGTTCTTTGCGGCGGCGCGAGCGTTTTGGCTTTTTGCCCTGCGCTTTTACACCTCAGCATCCAGTTAG
- a CDS encoding TVP38/TMEM64 family protein, which yields MISLVQHWLPDVLELLRSPAGALLFIPLYALWVTLLLPGVWASMLAGVLYGTWLGSGLVFVGACLGAVVVFLLGRSVLRNWAQRRLKQLPKLQAVERAVSQEGLKLVLLTRLSPAFPFSLLNLAYGLSEVSLRDYSIGLIGILPGTVLFCGLGALAGDVARFGEVLGGEADAGTWTLRVVGVLATLAVVWLVSRTARRALQDVETSL from the coding sequence TTGATCTCCTTGGTTCAGCATTGGCTGCCGGATGTGTTGGAGCTGCTGCGCTCCCCGGCCGGTGCGCTGCTGTTCATTCCGCTCTATGCCCTCTGGGTGACGCTGCTGCTGCCGGGGGTGTGGGCCTCGATGCTGGCCGGGGTGCTTTACGGCACTTGGCTAGGCAGTGGGCTGGTGTTTGTTGGGGCCTGCCTGGGGGCTGTGGTGGTGTTCCTGCTGGGACGTTCGGTGCTGCGCAACTGGGCCCAGCGCCGCTTGAAGCAGCTCCCCAAGCTGCAGGCAGTGGAGCGGGCCGTCAGCCAGGAGGGGTTGAAGTTGGTGCTGCTGACGCGCCTCTCGCCCGCCTTTCCCTTTTCCCTGCTCAACCTGGCCTATGGCCTCAGTGAGGTGAGCCTGCGGGACTACAGCATTGGCTTGATTGGCATCCTTCCCGGCACAGTGCTGTTTTGCGGGTTGGGTGCACTGGCCGGCGATGTGGCCCGTTTCGGTGAGGTGCTGGGGGGTGAGGCGGATGCCGGCACCTGGACGCTGCGGGTGGTTGGGGTTCTCGCCACGCTGGCAGTGGTGTGGCTGGTGAGCCGGACGGCACGGCGGGCCCTTCAGGATGTGGAGACGTCGCTCTGA
- the ligA gene encoding NAD-dependent DNA ligase LigA has translation MADPHERAAELRQLLNRAGHAYYVLDAPVMEDAVYDRLHRELLELEQTHPGLQRPDSPTQRVGGAPAEGFTSVEHRVGLLSLDNAFNRDDLQAWHERLLRVLDRPDNTRLPLVGELKIDGNALALSYRNGVLEQAATRGDGSRGEEITANVRTISTIPLRLQIDNPPEWVEVRGEAFIPDATFAAINAERDQRGEAVFANPRNACAGTLRQLDPKVVAARRLDFFAYTLHLPGDAQPPSQWEALEWLNTAGFRVNPNRELCADLAAINRFCDHWEQGRHDLPYATDGVVVKLNELLLQDQAGFTQKAPRWAIALKYPAEEAPTRLLRVGAQVGRTGAITPVAEFEAVALAGTSVSRATLHNADRIAELDLHLGDTIVVRKAGEIIPEVVRVLPELRPSDATPVQLPDQCPECGSNLVREGDEAATRCVNSSCPAILRGGLRHWVSKGALDVDGLGSKLIEQLVDRGLVRSLADLYRLDAALLASLDRMGDKSATNLVAALEASKQQAWHRQLYGLGIRHIGEVNAKALAANFFSIDSLAAAALDAPEQVAALHGIGPEISASLGQWLHTPANQQLLRDLRSVGLSLEASASEQEAASQAGANTDGVLQSKTLVLTGTLPSLSRSEAKALIEAAGGKVSGSVSKKTDYLVAGEAAGSKLTKAESLGVTVLSEDDLTAMLQP, from the coding sequence ATGGCTGATCCGCACGAGCGGGCCGCAGAGCTGCGGCAACTGCTCAACCGTGCCGGCCACGCCTATTACGTTCTCGATGCTCCGGTGATGGAGGACGCGGTCTACGACCGCCTCCATCGCGAACTGCTCGAACTGGAACAGACCCATCCGGGCCTGCAACGTCCCGACAGCCCCACCCAGCGGGTGGGAGGTGCTCCGGCGGAGGGATTCACCAGCGTTGAGCACCGCGTGGGCCTGCTCAGCCTCGACAACGCCTTCAACCGCGACGACCTGCAGGCCTGGCATGAGCGGCTGCTCAGGGTGCTGGACCGCCCCGACAACACCCGCTTGCCCCTGGTGGGAGAACTGAAAATTGATGGCAATGCTCTCGCCCTGAGCTACCGAAACGGCGTGCTGGAGCAGGCCGCCACCCGCGGCGACGGCAGTCGCGGTGAAGAAATCACCGCCAACGTGCGCACGATCAGCACCATCCCCCTTCGCCTACAGATCGACAACCCACCGGAATGGGTGGAGGTGCGAGGAGAAGCGTTCATCCCCGATGCCACCTTCGCGGCGATCAATGCCGAACGCGACCAGCGTGGCGAAGCCGTGTTCGCCAATCCCCGCAACGCCTGTGCCGGCACCCTGCGGCAACTGGACCCGAAGGTGGTGGCGGCCCGCCGGCTCGACTTCTTCGCATACACCCTGCATCTGCCCGGTGACGCCCAACCCCCCAGCCAATGGGAGGCTCTGGAGTGGCTGAACACGGCCGGGTTCCGCGTGAATCCAAACCGGGAACTTTGCGCAGATCTGGCGGCCATCAACCGCTTCTGCGACCACTGGGAGCAGGGTCGCCATGACCTCCCCTATGCCACCGACGGCGTGGTGGTGAAGCTGAACGAACTGCTACTGCAGGACCAAGCCGGCTTCACCCAGAAGGCACCGCGCTGGGCGATCGCCCTCAAATACCCCGCGGAAGAAGCCCCCACCCGTCTGCTGCGCGTTGGCGCTCAGGTGGGCCGCACCGGTGCCATCACCCCCGTCGCTGAATTCGAAGCGGTGGCACTGGCCGGCACCAGCGTCAGCCGCGCCACCCTCCACAACGCCGATCGAATCGCTGAACTGGATCTGCATCTGGGCGACACCATCGTGGTGCGCAAAGCCGGGGAGATCATTCCTGAAGTGGTGCGGGTGCTGCCGGAGCTCAGACCAAGCGACGCCACACCGGTGCAACTGCCGGATCAGTGCCCCGAATGTGGCTCCAACCTGGTGCGGGAGGGCGATGAAGCCGCCACCCGCTGTGTGAACAGCAGCTGCCCGGCGATCCTGCGGGGTGGCCTGCGGCACTGGGTGAGCAAAGGCGCCCTGGATGTGGATGGGCTCGGCAGCAAGTTGATCGAACAGCTGGTAGACCGCGGCCTGGTGCGCTCGCTGGCCGATCTCTACCGTCTGGATGCGGCTCTTCTCGCCAGCCTGGATCGGATGGGAGACAAGTCGGCCACCAACCTGGTGGCCGCCCTGGAGGCCTCCAAACAGCAGGCCTGGCACCGCCAGCTCTATGGCCTAGGTATCCGCCACATCGGCGAGGTCAACGCCAAAGCGCTCGCTGCCAATTTTTTCAGCATCGACAGCCTCGCGGCAGCCGCTCTGGATGCCCCCGAGCAAGTTGCCGCACTGCATGGCATTGGCCCTGAAATCAGCGCCAGCCTTGGCCAATGGCTGCACACTCCCGCCAACCAACAGCTGCTCCGAGACTTACGCAGCGTCGGCCTCTCCCTGGAAGCGAGTGCCTCAGAGCAGGAGGCCGCGAGCCAAGCCGGAGCCAACACCGATGGCGTGCTGCAGAGCAAGACCCTGGTGCTCACGGGCACGCTCCCCAGCCTGAGCCGCAGTGAAGCCAAAGCGCTGATTGAAGCGGCCGGCGGCAAGGTGAGCGGCAGCGTCAGCAAAAAGACCGACTATCTGGTGGCGGGCGAGGCCGCCGGCAGCAAACTGACCAAAGCCGAGAGCCTCGGGGTGACGGTGCTCAGCGAAGACGACCTCACCGCCATGCTGCAGCCATGA
- a CDS encoding S8 family serine peptidase: protein MNTKQLKTSTASKAGNWRDELHKSVRQSIEFFSDQNNLTKEEQSNIQGWVVAGPDEKSLLQFNRYAKKLGLKAEKTALSNEGYGIDELQLKGYQAGSKQDYTKLSKIAKKLDLAFWHEVEQIHVSYGAINQNEITEGAFDPDLRDGDQADDINGDGIADPLFQLLASDPANGSYGVNAVGAWDQVSGEDVRVGVLDSFFDLNHSDLQAALPTSVDWDGDGVDDAVDANNNGIADVFEPEGFTYALGSNLWPVNDRRNRGQSHGTSVSGIAVGRINGESGVGIAPESEWLPFGFIDRQPDWPSADYYNYANVVNNSWGLSGINGTFRTNTPQQAANWQMATERSIQVVAAGNDRDPGLTFTRGWDNSNNSAKARRENIVVAATMRNGEVEQYSTPGASIFASAPVNGSNFRFDDSSGANANQQRTVTADVTDDPAIDGGPNNDNAGYVNGPTHTRFNGTSAAAPMVTGTIALMLEANPSLDWRNVQHILAQTSTKNGLIDSNGDGQLDAIDPNAGGNAANPAAAGTIEMRDTFTPGVNTTFDINDGHNTGWFQNGAGHWVSDSFGFGIVNAGAAVELASRWRNVAPERKVSTNSILASPFTIQEGNLGGLDSLDEAGSWEVDDHLSVEWVELNVKLDLPEQDEIMLAVQSPSGTRSVLMAPGGSDARPFPNRRNSFGERTFITNQFWGEDSRGEWSIEVLDTNADGDTARLSEASLDIFGTKANSITNFIPYLDPEKKLFELPKDYLKPIPNLQDLLNPISQMQSTDELTMPIKGEVTNNLSPTMIEQATLF from the coding sequence ATGAACACCAAACAACTCAAAACAAGCACTGCATCAAAAGCCGGGAACTGGCGCGACGAACTCCATAAGTCTGTGCGTCAATCCATTGAGTTCTTTTCAGACCAAAACAATCTCACCAAGGAAGAGCAGAGCAACATCCAAGGCTGGGTGGTCGCAGGCCCAGATGAGAAAAGCCTTCTTCAATTCAATCGTTATGCCAAAAAATTAGGCCTCAAAGCAGAAAAGACGGCCTTGAGCAATGAAGGCTATGGAATCGATGAGCTGCAACTCAAAGGATACCAAGCAGGATCAAAACAAGATTACACAAAGCTCAGCAAAATCGCCAAAAAACTAGACCTCGCCTTCTGGCATGAAGTGGAGCAAATCCATGTGAGCTACGGGGCCATCAACCAGAACGAGATCACGGAAGGCGCCTTCGATCCAGACCTGAGAGACGGAGATCAAGCGGATGACATCAATGGCGATGGAATAGCTGATCCACTGTTCCAGCTTCTGGCCAGCGATCCAGCCAACGGCAGCTATGGCGTCAATGCTGTTGGAGCCTGGGACCAAGTCAGCGGCGAAGACGTGCGTGTTGGCGTTCTGGACAGCTTTTTCGACCTGAACCACAGCGACCTGCAAGCCGCACTACCAACCAGCGTCGACTGGGATGGCGACGGCGTCGATGACGCAGTCGATGCCAACAACAACGGCATCGCCGATGTGTTTGAACCAGAAGGATTCACATATGCCCTGGGATCTAATCTTTGGCCCGTCAATGATCGGAGGAACAGAGGCCAATCGCACGGAACATCCGTCAGCGGTATCGCCGTGGGGCGGATCAATGGTGAATCAGGAGTTGGTATTGCCCCAGAAAGCGAATGGCTGCCATTCGGGTTTATAGACCGTCAACCCGATTGGCCCTCAGCGGATTATTACAACTACGCCAATGTCGTCAACAACAGCTGGGGCCTTTCGGGAATCAATGGCACATTTCGCACCAACACGCCACAACAAGCCGCAAATTGGCAGATGGCAACCGAGCGATCCATCCAAGTTGTGGCAGCGGGAAATGATCGAGACCCAGGACTGACTTTTACCCGAGGATGGGACAACAGCAACAACAGTGCAAAGGCAAGGCGTGAAAATATTGTCGTCGCAGCGACAATGAGAAACGGCGAAGTTGAGCAATACAGCACCCCCGGGGCAAGCATTTTCGCCAGTGCGCCAGTCAATGGATCCAATTTCCGTTTTGACGATTCATCTGGTGCAAACGCCAATCAGCAACGCACGGTGACAGCCGATGTGACGGACGATCCAGCAATTGATGGCGGCCCCAACAATGACAACGCTGGCTACGTCAACGGCCCGACACACACCCGGTTCAATGGCACATCAGCAGCTGCACCAATGGTGACCGGCACCATTGCCCTGATGCTGGAAGCTAACCCCAGCCTGGACTGGCGCAATGTTCAACACATCCTGGCCCAGACATCAACCAAAAATGGACTGATTGACAGCAACGGTGATGGACAACTGGATGCGATTGACCCCAATGCAGGAGGAAACGCAGCCAATCCTGCAGCTGCCGGCACGATTGAGATGCGAGACACGTTCACGCCGGGAGTCAACACAACGTTCGATATCAACGATGGCCATAACACCGGCTGGTTCCAGAATGGTGCCGGCCACTGGGTCAGCGATTCCTTTGGCTTCGGCATCGTCAATGCCGGCGCCGCCGTTGAACTCGCCAGTCGCTGGAGAAACGTCGCACCAGAACGCAAGGTCAGCACGAACAGCATCCTGGCCAGCCCATTCACCATTCAAGAAGGCAACCTGGGTGGGCTCGATTCATTGGATGAGGCAGGCAGCTGGGAGGTTGACGACCACCTCTCCGTTGAATGGGTTGAGCTCAACGTCAAGCTGGATCTTCCGGAACAGGATGAGATCATGCTGGCCGTCCAATCACCATCAGGAACACGATCGGTGCTGATGGCACCAGGCGGCAGCGATGCAAGGCCCTTCCCAAACCGTCGCAACAGCTTTGGCGAGCGCACCTTCATCACCAATCAATTCTGGGGCGAAGATTCACGCGGCGAATGGAGCATCGAAGTCCTCGACACCAACGCTGATGGTGATACAGCACGCCTTTCCGAAGCATCACTCGACATCTTCGGCACAAAGGCAAACAGCATCACAAACTTCATCCCCTACTTGGATCCAGAAAAGAAGTTGTTTGAACTCCCCAAAGATTATTTGAAACCCATCCCAAACCTCCAGGACCTCCTGAATCCAATCTCTCAAATGCAATCCACAGATGAGCTCACAATGCCAATCAAAGGTGAGGTAACAAACAACCTATCGCCAACCATGATCGAACAAGCAACGCTCTTCTAA
- a CDS encoding SprT family zinc-dependent metalloprotease, translating into MALIRISSPRPVPLQPLLPLFHRLNREHFGGALVDGGQPLTAVRWSDGRMSRTAGFYRRGPGVGEGRGSEIVLSRPVLEPLPQIATESTLCHEMIHAWVDLVQRRRESHGPLFRARMAAINAAQSQFQVSIRHSYPVPPRPPRWLAVCPRCGRRTPCRRRTRNAACRPCCIEHFHGRWDASCVLSYVEAEG; encoded by the coding sequence ATGGCGCTGATTCGGATCTCCTCCCCCCGTCCTGTGCCTTTGCAGCCCCTGCTGCCGTTGTTTCACCGTCTCAATCGAGAGCACTTCGGCGGTGCCCTGGTGGATGGGGGCCAGCCGCTGACGGCGGTACGCTGGAGTGATGGGCGGATGAGCCGCACCGCGGGGTTTTACCGCCGTGGCCCTGGGGTGGGAGAGGGCCGCGGCAGCGAGATCGTTCTGTCGCGACCCGTGTTGGAACCGCTTCCGCAGATCGCTACGGAAAGCACGCTCTGCCACGAAATGATTCACGCCTGGGTGGATCTGGTGCAGCGCCGCCGGGAAAGCCACGGACCGCTATTCCGGGCACGGATGGCTGCCATCAATGCGGCCCAAAGTCAGTTTCAGGTGAGCATTCGCCACAGCTATCCGGTGCCGCCCCGCCCGCCCCGCTGGCTTGCGGTCTGTCCCCGTTGTGGGCGTCGCACCCCTTGCCGGAGGCGGACGCGCAATGCAGCCTGCCGTCCCTGCTGCATCGAGCATTTCCACGGCCGCTGGGATGCCAGCTGCGTGCTGAGTTACGTGGAGGCTGAGGGCTAG
- a CDS encoding ABC-2 family transporter protein — translation MRIFGLNRRIVRVLLGSQYAHMLEYRAEIALWALSGVLPFIMLSVWSCSEARSGLGLDGVALDRYFLSAYLVRQFSVVWVVYAFEEDALLGRLSPYLLQPLHPLWRYVAAHLGEQLTRLPFAALIAAIFFAVQPQAFWLPSLGGFLLAWLATWMAFAIAFLFQSLIAALCFWSEKASALERLQFIPFVFLSGLLAPLTAFPPAVRAVAQWTPFPYLIDFPARVLAGQPVDLMAGFGAQLAWIALLLPLVLLLWRVGVRRYSAMGA, via the coding sequence ATGCGGATTTTCGGGTTGAATCGGCGGATTGTTCGGGTTCTGCTGGGCTCCCAATACGCCCACATGCTCGAGTATCGCGCCGAGATCGCCCTGTGGGCGCTCTCCGGTGTGCTGCCCTTCATCATGCTCAGCGTCTGGAGTTGCAGCGAGGCCCGCTCAGGCTTGGGGCTCGATGGTGTGGCCCTGGATCGTTACTTCCTCAGCGCCTATCTGGTGCGCCAGTTCTCGGTGGTGTGGGTGGTCTATGCCTTTGAAGAAGACGCTCTGCTGGGCCGCTTGTCGCCCTATCTGCTGCAGCCGTTGCACCCGCTGTGGCGCTACGTGGCGGCTCACCTCGGTGAGCAGCTCACCCGCCTGCCCTTCGCGGCCTTGATTGCTGCAATCTTCTTTGCAGTGCAACCCCAGGCCTTCTGGCTGCCCTCCTTGGGCGGGTTCTTGCTCGCCTGGCTGGCCACTTGGATGGCCTTTGCCATCGCCTTCCTGTTCCAGAGTCTTATCGCGGCCTTGTGCTTCTGGAGTGAAAAAGCCAGCGCCCTCGAGCGGCTTCAGTTCATTCCCTTTGTGTTCCTCTCCGGCCTGTTGGCGCCGCTCACGGCATTCCCGCCGGCGGTGCGGGCCGTGGCCCAGTGGACGCCCTTCCCGTATTTGATCGACTTCCCGGCCCGGGTGCTGGCCGGTCAGCCGGTAGATCTGATGGCGGGTTTTGGCGCGCAACTGGCCTGGATTGCTTTGTTGCTGCCGTTGGTGCTGCTGCTCTGGCGGGTAGGCGTGCGCCGTTACAGCGCGATGGGGGCCTGA